Genomic DNA from Cupriavidus pauculus:
GCCCGTCTCTCGAAACAACGCTTCACGCAGTGCGCGTGGGGTCTGTGACATCGCTCATCCTGATGGATTGCCCGGCTATACTCTGTTGCAAACTTCCGACCACGGCTCGAATGCCCAAAGACATCAAGCAGGCTTCAGTCCTACCCCCGGCCCGCCCCCCGGCGCGACCCGGTACCCGTGCCCGGCAGGCACAGGACACGCGCGCCAAGATCCTCAAGGCCGCGATCAAGGTCTTCGCCCAACGCGGTTACGACGGCGGACGCATCGAAGCGATCTCGACGCTCGCGAACACCTACGACCGCATGATCTATTACTACTTCGGCAGCAAGGAGAAGCTGTTTATCGAAGTACTGGAGACCATCTACCTCCAGCTCAACGAAGCCGAACAGAAGCTCGAACTGGATCCGGACAATCCAGTGCGGGCCCTGACGCAGCTCGTGGACTTCGTCTGGCAATACTATCTCGAGCATCCCGAGTTCGTGGCCATTCTCAACAGCGAGAACCTGAACCGCGCCCGGCATGCCCGCAAGTCCGAACGCCTGAGCGAGATCTCGGGCTACGCGCTGTCCGTCCTCGATGGCATCCTCACGCGCGGCATGGCGGCGGGTACGTTCCAGCCCGGACTCACGGCGCGCGACGTCTACCTGATCATCGCCTCGCTCGGCTACTTCTACAACTCCAACCACCACACGCTGAGCGCGTTCCTCGGCGAGCCCATCATGGGCGCCGAGGCCGTCGCCCACTGGCGCGACGTGATTCAGCGCACCGTGCTCAATGCCGTGTGCCACCGCGCCGACGTGCAGCCTTTCGAGGCGCCGCCGGCGGTGCGGCGGCCGCCGGGCCGCCCCCGCCGCGCGCAGCCGTGA
This window encodes:
- a CDS encoding TetR/AcrR family transcriptional regulator, which translates into the protein MPKDIKQASVLPPARPPARPGTRARQAQDTRAKILKAAIKVFAQRGYDGGRIEAISTLANTYDRMIYYYFGSKEKLFIEVLETIYLQLNEAEQKLELDPDNPVRALTQLVDFVWQYYLEHPEFVAILNSENLNRARHARKSERLSEISGYALSVLDGILTRGMAAGTFQPGLTARDVYLIIASLGYFYNSNHHTLSAFLGEPIMGAEAVAHWRDVIQRTVLNAVCHRADVQPFEAPPAVRRPPGRPRRAQP